A section of the Streptomyces sp. NBC_01591 genome encodes:
- a CDS encoding ABC transporter permease yields MTRYLLGRLAGLVTVLFVTSLVVFGTVHLAPGDPVSFLLHGRPATPETVASLRSQYHLDDPLPAQYAKWLGGVLHGDFGRSAQYHQDVASLIGSRLPGTALLVGYAALLVAVLGVTAGVLAALRPGIADRAVLLGTGIATATPSFVTAIALISLFSVQLGWFPGPGGTPESLGERLYHLTLPSFALALTFAGLLARVTRSAMLDESVRDHVEVARARGVPGRAVVRRHVLRNALGPVVTVGGTMLAGLLISTSIVETAFDVSGIGSLLVQSVTAKDFAVVQAITLLSVAAFVLVNLVVDLLVPLIDPRLSLNGEGTS; encoded by the coding sequence ATGACCCGCTACCTCCTCGGCCGGCTGGCCGGCCTGGTGACGGTGCTGTTCGTGACCTCGCTCGTGGTCTTCGGCACGGTCCACCTGGCCCCTGGCGACCCGGTCTCCTTCCTCCTGCACGGCCGCCCGGCGACCCCGGAGACCGTGGCGTCCCTGCGCAGCCAGTACCACCTGGACGACCCGCTGCCGGCGCAGTACGCGAAGTGGCTCGGCGGCGTCCTGCACGGAGACTTCGGGCGCTCCGCCCAGTACCACCAGGACGTCGCGAGCCTCATCGGCTCGCGGCTCCCGGGCACGGCCCTGCTGGTCGGCTACGCGGCCCTGCTGGTCGCGGTCCTCGGGGTGACGGCCGGTGTCCTCGCCGCGCTGCGCCCCGGGATCGCGGACCGCGCGGTGCTCCTCGGTACCGGTATCGCCACGGCGACGCCCTCGTTCGTCACCGCCATCGCGCTCATCTCGCTGTTCTCCGTACAACTGGGCTGGTTCCCGGGGCCCGGCGGCACGCCGGAGAGCCTCGGTGAACGGCTGTACCACCTGACCCTGCCCTCCTTCGCGCTCGCGCTCACCTTCGCCGGACTGCTCGCCCGGGTCACCCGCTCGGCGATGCTGGACGAGTCGGTCCGGGACCATGTCGAGGTGGCGCGCGCCCGCGGTGTGCCGGGGCGGGCCGTGGTCCGCCGGCATGTCCTGCGCAACGCGCTCGGCCCCGTCGTCACCGTCGGCGGCACCATGCTCGCCGGGCTGCTCATCAGCACCTCGATCGTCGAAACCGCTTTCGACGTGTCCGGTATCGGTTCACTGCTCGTGCAGTCGGTGACGGCCAAGGACTTCGCCGTCGTGCAGGCGATCACGCTGCTCAGCGTGGCGGCCTTCGTCCTCGTCAACCTCGTCGTGGACCTGCTGGTCCCGCTCATCGACCCCCGTCTGTCCCTCAACGGGGAAGGCACCTCATGA
- a CDS encoding barstar family protein, which translates to MLVEEAVWTWERALPLKYVLVSEEWDGELIVWARCADADGLFVEPAPRRERLTLMDCAPTGRLRKAVERARHRSVAPDGPAGPVGLGQIDLIVDHPEPGADPEDGRFYADDAHRWKLLDPVLLGCRPSALDTSLVDVNVEVEVDGPVWHRTEPVDARWRLFNGTGGAGLGECRRIDGLYANRPLPSAPPLRLIGCEPGERLLRRLVRSRADGDRVTLLALDRSGRVMRHQEHMPLGVVASRPSALGGALVDLWLREGPAVRPVPAVRPVWDAWFEGPPTEPGAWAAFPPDGRAEWAAFAGARQDADRPLPDPVRHLDGRHVTDVSALVCALGEAVAGPGGHYHQCWGALRGCVCGGERPPAPFTLVWHDAEVARRALASVSVDTAGETPYVDDVLRLLAKVGITVELR; encoded by the coding sequence GTGCTGGTCGAGGAGGCCGTCTGGACCTGGGAGCGCGCACTCCCGCTCAAGTACGTGCTGGTCAGCGAGGAATGGGACGGCGAGCTGATCGTGTGGGCGCGCTGCGCCGACGCCGACGGCCTGTTCGTCGAACCGGCCCCGCGCCGGGAACGGCTGACCCTCATGGACTGCGCCCCGACGGGGCGGTTGCGCAAGGCGGTCGAGCGCGCCCGCCACCGGTCGGTCGCACCGGACGGCCCCGCCGGGCCCGTCGGCCTCGGACAGATCGACCTCATCGTGGACCACCCCGAGCCCGGGGCCGACCCCGAGGACGGCCGCTTCTATGCCGATGACGCGCACCGCTGGAAGCTGCTCGACCCCGTCCTGCTCGGCTGCCGCCCCTCCGCCCTCGACACATCGCTGGTCGACGTGAACGTCGAAGTAGAGGTCGACGGCCCGGTATGGCACCGCACGGAACCCGTGGATGCCCGTTGGCGGCTGTTCAACGGCACCGGCGGCGCCGGCCTGGGCGAGTGCCGTCGGATCGACGGCCTGTACGCCAACCGACCCCTCCCCTCCGCGCCGCCGTTGCGGCTGATCGGCTGCGAGCCCGGTGAGCGGCTGCTGCGCCGGCTGGTGCGCTCGCGCGCCGACGGCGATCGCGTCACACTGCTCGCCCTGGACCGGTCCGGTCGTGTGATGCGCCACCAGGAGCACATGCCCCTCGGAGTCGTCGCCTCTCGCCCGTCGGCGCTCGGCGGGGCCCTCGTGGATCTGTGGCTGCGCGAGGGCCCGGCCGTGCGGCCCGTGCCGGCGGTCCGTCCGGTGTGGGACGCCTGGTTCGAGGGGCCGCCGACCGAGCCCGGGGCGTGGGCCGCGTTTCCACCCGATGGCCGGGCCGAGTGGGCCGCCTTCGCCGGCGCCCGACAGGACGCCGACAGACCGCTGCCCGACCCGGTGCGGCACCTCGACGGTCGGCACGTCACCGATGTGTCGGCGCTGGTGTGCGCCCTGGGCGAGGCGGTCGCCGGCCCCGGCGGCCACTACCACCAGTGCTGGGGCGCGTTGCGCGGCTGCGTGTGCGGCGGGGAGCGGCCGCCCGCTCCGTTCACGCTGGTCTGGCACGACGCCGAAGTGGCCCGGCGCGCGCTCGCCTCGGTGAGCGTGGACACGGCGGGCGAGACACCGTACGTCGACGACGTCCTCCGGCTGCTCGCAAAGGTCGGCATCACTGTGGAACTGCGCTGA
- a CDS encoding ABC transporter ATP-binding protein, translating to MTGTAQETKGLVVEGLSKRYGNHTAVDDVSFTLAPGACLALVGESGSGKTTTVRMLVGLERPDGGTIRLDGRDRSARARGRAERLARAREIQMVFQDPYLSLDPRVTVADCVEEVLRLHGSLGAAARRARVAELLDQVGLGEREAAALPRRLSGGQRQRVAIARALAVEPRVLVLDEAVAALDVSIQAQILDLLAAIRREAGIGYLFVTHDLAVVRHIADEVLVLKAGQVVESGPTGQVLDAPEHPYTRLLLGSVPRRGWDPSAAAPLRRALG from the coding sequence GTGACCGGCACGGCTCAGGAAACGAAGGGCCTCGTCGTCGAGGGACTGAGCAAGCGGTACGGGAACCACACGGCGGTCGACGACGTGTCGTTCACCCTGGCTCCCGGGGCCTGTCTGGCCCTGGTCGGCGAGTCCGGAAGCGGCAAGACGACAACGGTCCGGATGCTCGTCGGCCTGGAACGCCCGGACGGCGGCACCATCCGCCTCGACGGCCGGGACCGCTCGGCGCGCGCCCGCGGCCGCGCCGAACGGCTGGCGCGGGCCCGGGAGATCCAGATGGTCTTCCAGGATCCGTACCTCTCGCTCGACCCACGGGTGACCGTGGCCGATTGCGTCGAGGAGGTGCTGCGCCTGCACGGCTCCCTCGGCGCAGCGGCCCGCCGGGCCCGGGTCGCCGAACTCCTGGACCAGGTCGGCCTCGGCGAACGGGAGGCGGCGGCGCTGCCCCGGCGCCTCTCGGGCGGCCAGCGTCAGCGCGTGGCCATCGCCCGCGCCTTGGCGGTCGAGCCCCGCGTCCTCGTTCTGGATGAGGCGGTCGCGGCGCTGGACGTATCGATCCAGGCGCAGATCCTCGACCTGCTGGCCGCGATCCGGCGCGAGGCGGGGATCGGCTACCTGTTCGTCACCCACGACCTCGCCGTGGTGCGCCACATCGCCGATGAGGTGCTGGTCCTCAAGGCCGGACAGGTCGTGGAATCGGGCCCGACGGGCCAGGTCCTGGACGCCCCCGAGCATCCGTACACACGTCTGCTGCTCGGCTCCGTGCCCCGGCGCGGCTGGGACCCCTCCGCCGCGGCACCGCTCCGCCGCGCCCTCGGCTGA
- a CDS encoding ABC transporter substrate-binding protein translates to MPRAIASLVCTAALAVTATACSGATNPGSAGNGTGPGYRVTPTSAPAKGSLDSVTWSLYAEPYTLDYALAYDYPPNTVLANVCEQLLRVTPDLKIEPGLAVKYAQPDPRTLVYTLRPDVKFHDGTTMTADDVVASLKRHTDPATGSPWGSSFKNVGSIKKTGPLEVTIRLRKPDVLFSELMAASPGTVESAATLAENGKDYGSPKGTVNCTGPFALDKWTQGDSITLKKNPAYWDRALIPKTDTVQFTFVEDPAARTNALRSGTADGGYMVPSTSLAQLRSSGKGQVLFGPNTAAADLAVLDFHGPLGDLKVRQALSMALDRKGIIKAAAGGVGVPAKAPAAQGAWALVPEKTSGYFDALPEPRYDVEAAKKLVTEAGATGRKITMVTSSLAPEISVVANAVQAAGRQIGLDVELKTVAPEAYSSIFVDPNARTGLDLVVTNGYDNTPDPLEFYQYLRTGDFGNYGNWSDAGFDAAFDRANSEPDPAKRADLTAKLQEIAVRELPVIPLYEAPFSVYLGERITGAPTGIAQLYYPWAATIGAAQR, encoded by the coding sequence ATGCCCAGAGCCATCGCGTCGCTCGTCTGTACTGCCGCGCTCGCGGTCACCGCCACCGCCTGTTCCGGCGCCACGAACCCCGGTTCCGCCGGGAACGGAACCGGTCCGGGGTACCGGGTCACGCCGACCTCCGCGCCGGCGAAGGGTTCCCTGGACTCCGTCACCTGGTCTCTCTACGCCGAGCCGTACACGCTCGACTACGCCCTCGCGTACGACTACCCGCCGAACACCGTGCTCGCCAACGTCTGCGAGCAGCTCCTCAGGGTCACCCCGGACTTGAAGATCGAACCGGGTCTCGCGGTCAAGTACGCCCAGCCCGATCCGCGTACCCTCGTCTACACCCTGCGCCCGGACGTGAAGTTCCACGACGGAACGACCATGACCGCGGACGACGTGGTCGCTTCCCTCAAGCGCCACACGGACCCGGCCACCGGCTCCCCGTGGGGTTCCTCGTTCAAGAACGTCGGCTCCATCAAGAAGACCGGCCCGCTGGAGGTGACGATCCGGCTGCGCAAGCCCGACGTCCTGTTCAGCGAACTCATGGCCGCTTCCCCCGGCACCGTCGAGAGCGCCGCCACCCTGGCCGAGAACGGCAAGGACTACGGCAGCCCGAAGGGCACCGTGAACTGCACCGGCCCCTTCGCCCTCGACAAGTGGACCCAGGGCGACAGCATCACGCTCAAGAAGAACCCCGCCTACTGGGATCGGGCGCTGATCCCCAAGACGGACACCGTGCAGTTCACCTTCGTCGAGGACCCCGCGGCCCGCACCAACGCTCTGCGCTCCGGCACCGCCGACGGCGGCTACATGGTGCCCTCCACCTCGCTCGCGCAGCTGCGCTCCAGCGGCAAGGGCCAAGTCCTCTTCGGCCCCAACACCGCCGCTGCCGACTTGGCCGTCCTCGACTTCCACGGTCCGCTCGGCGACCTCAAGGTCCGTCAGGCGCTCTCCATGGCGCTCGATCGCAAGGGCATCATCAAGGCGGCGGCCGGCGGCGTCGGCGTCCCCGCCAAGGCACCTGCGGCGCAGGGTGCCTGGGCCCTCGTGCCGGAGAAGACCTCCGGCTACTTCGACGCTCTGCCCGAACCGAGGTACGACGTCGAGGCCGCGAAGAAACTCGTCACCGAGGCCGGCGCCACGGGCCGGAAGATCACCATGGTCACCAGCTCGCTCGCGCCCGAGATCAGCGTCGTCGCCAACGCCGTGCAGGCGGCCGGCCGGCAGATCGGACTCGACGTCGAGCTGAAGACGGTCGCCCCGGAGGCGTACAGCTCGATCTTCGTCGACCCCAACGCGCGCACCGGTCTCGACCTGGTGGTCACCAACGGGTACGACAACACGCCCGACCCGCTGGAGTTCTACCAGTACCTGCGCACAGGCGACTTCGGGAACTACGGCAACTGGTCCGACGCCGGGTTCGACGCCGCCTTCGACCGGGCCAACTCCGAGCCCGACCCCGCCAAGCGCGCCGACCTGACCGCGAAGCTCCAGGAGATCGCGGTGCGCGAGCTGCCGGTGATCCCGCTCTACGAGGCGCCGTTCTCGGTCTACCTCGGCGAGCGGATCACCGGCGCCCCCACCGGCATCGCCCAGCTGTACTACCCCTGGGCCGCGACGATCGGGGCCGCTCAGCGATGA
- a CDS encoding ABC transporter ATP-binding protein, with protein MTENGTPGPDPVLEIDGLGIRLPGDKAARPILDGVGLRVRPGETVGLVGESGSGKSVACRSVLGLLPAGARTSGEVRVAGRDVLTMSRTELAALRARQVAMVFQDPRASVNPLRRVGDFLTEGLRAAGASAGAATARAEELLDAVGIRDPRGALRRYPHQFSGGMLQRVVIAAALAGEPALLVADEPTTALDVTTQAEIIAILTRLRAERGTGMLFVTHDLELASAICDRVYVMYAGRIVETRGTDELFDQPRHPYTAGLLACTPRIEAGAPAPRPIPGRPVSLAEAPPGCAFAARCAVAQPRCSEETPALARHGDGLAACHRADEGITL; from the coding sequence ATGACCGAGAACGGCACACCGGGCCCCGACCCGGTCCTGGAGATCGACGGACTCGGCATCCGGTTGCCGGGCGACAAGGCCGCCAGGCCGATCCTGGACGGGGTCGGTCTGCGGGTGCGCCCCGGAGAGACCGTCGGCCTGGTCGGCGAGTCCGGCTCGGGCAAGTCCGTGGCCTGCCGCAGCGTACTGGGGCTGCTGCCGGCCGGCGCGCGGACCAGCGGTGAGGTACGGGTCGCCGGGCGCGACGTCCTCACGATGAGCCGCACCGAACTGGCCGCGCTGCGCGCCCGGCAGGTCGCGATGGTCTTTCAGGACCCTCGTGCCTCCGTCAACCCGCTGCGGCGCGTGGGCGACTTCCTCACGGAGGGGCTGCGGGCGGCGGGCGCGTCGGCCGGGGCCGCCACCGCGCGGGCCGAGGAACTCCTCGACGCCGTCGGTATCCGCGACCCGCGCGGCGCGCTGCGCCGCTACCCGCACCAGTTCTCCGGCGGCATGCTCCAGCGGGTGGTCATCGCCGCCGCGCTCGCGGGCGAGCCCGCGCTGCTCGTCGCCGACGAGCCCACCACCGCCCTCGACGTCACCACGCAGGCCGAGATCATCGCGATCCTGACCCGTCTGCGGGCCGAGCGCGGCACCGGGATGCTCTTCGTCACCCACGACCTGGAGCTGGCCTCCGCCATCTGTGACCGGGTGTACGTGATGTACGCGGGCCGCATCGTCGAGACCCGGGGCACGGACGAACTGTTCGACCAACCGCGCCATCCGTACACAGCGGGGCTGCTCGCCTGCACACCCCGCATCGAGGCGGGCGCGCCGGCTCCGCGGCCGATTCCGGGCCGCCCCGTCTCTCTCGCCGAGGCACCGCCCGGGTGCGCCTTCGCCGCGCGCTGCGCCGTTGCGCAGCCGCGCTGCTCCGAGGAAACCCCCGCGCTGGCGCGACACGGCGACGGCCTCGCCGCGTGTCACCGCGCCGACGAAGGGATCACACTGTGA
- a CDS encoding LacI family DNA-binding transcriptional regulator: MTEAPQRGHASPPTPPRVRLVDVAREAGLSKTTVSAALNGTGRLSPAVRERARETARRMGYRPNATARQLRAGRARLIGYVVGEFVGAPWTFLESPYFAQLTSATAQAALSRGYALVLLPSGSLQDEWADLPLDAVIVADPVADDRIVGDLLAARIPVISDRSVEGRPGAQWVDVDAGKAVRKTLDHLTGQGARRPALVLPDSTTRFHTGALTAYRDRCVALGQPERLALAAEAGNGPVVRAVEEALGGPDRPDALLVVAEASPPLVLEAARRHGYQVPDDLLVVCVSEDVTATHTEPPVTTLSLRPGEIAEAGIELLVAALELGREEPSGVLVQTRLDVRESSLRRSGH; the protein is encoded by the coding sequence ATGACCGAAGCTCCACAACGCGGGCACGCCTCGCCGCCCACCCCGCCACGCGTCCGGCTCGTCGACGTGGCCCGAGAGGCGGGCCTGTCCAAGACCACCGTCTCGGCGGCGCTCAACGGCACCGGACGGCTCTCCCCGGCCGTCCGGGAGAGGGCCAGGGAGACCGCGCGCAGGATGGGCTACCGGCCCAACGCCACCGCACGCCAACTACGCGCGGGACGGGCCAGGTTGATCGGATACGTGGTCGGAGAGTTCGTCGGCGCCCCGTGGACGTTCCTGGAGTCGCCGTACTTCGCGCAGCTCACCAGCGCGACCGCACAGGCGGCGCTCAGCCGTGGCTACGCCCTGGTGCTGCTTCCCTCGGGCTCCCTCCAGGACGAGTGGGCCGATCTTCCGCTCGACGCGGTGATCGTCGCAGACCCGGTCGCCGACGACCGGATCGTGGGCGACCTCCTCGCCGCCCGGATCCCCGTCATCAGTGACCGTTCCGTGGAGGGACGGCCGGGAGCCCAATGGGTGGACGTCGACGCGGGGAAGGCCGTACGGAAGACGCTCGACCATCTGACCGGGCAGGGGGCGCGGCGGCCCGCGCTCGTCCTGCCCGATAGCACGACCCGCTTCCACACGGGCGCGCTCACCGCCTACCGCGACCGGTGCGTCGCGCTCGGTCAGCCGGAGCGCCTCGCACTCGCCGCCGAGGCCGGCAACGGGCCGGTGGTCCGGGCCGTCGAGGAGGCCCTCGGCGGGCCCGACCGGCCCGACGCGCTGCTCGTCGTCGCCGAGGCGAGCCCGCCCCTCGTACTGGAGGCGGCGCGCCGCCACGGCTACCAGGTGCCCGACGACCTGCTCGTGGTGTGTGTGAGCGAGGACGTCACGGCCACCCACACCGAGCCGCCCGTGACGACGCTCAGCCTGCGGCCCGGGGAGATCGCGGAGGCCGGCATCGAACTTCTCGTGGCCGCCCTGGAACTGGGCCGCGAGGAGCCCTCCGGCGTGCTGGTGCAGACGCGGCTCGACGTGCGGGAGTCCTCGCTCCGCAGGAGCGGGCACTGA
- a CDS encoding ABC transporter permease translates to MTLVPPSAANAPEAPGPSGASGALRRRPGLRGLKVLGQGPLFTAAVAVLAALVLVAVLAPLLAPYDPEAVDLSASLTGTSADHLLGTDQSGRDILSRLLHGARTGLLGPLLVVGVSTLLGTFVGVVAAWGGGWADTLLSRSMDLVFAIPGLLLAILLVSVVGSGMTAPVVAMAVAYTPYVGRLVRGIARQEKARPYIESYRVQGWSGWSVCLRHLLPNIAPTVFAQSAMNFGYVLMDLAALSFLGFGVQPPTADWGAMINEGQAALQQGAMLPALAPSACIVLAVVAFGIVGEGLADRIARREER, encoded by the coding sequence ATGACCCTCGTCCCACCTTCCGCGGCGAACGCGCCCGAAGCCCCCGGCCCGTCGGGCGCGTCCGGCGCCCTGCGCCGCCGCCCCGGCCTGCGCGGTCTCAAGGTCCTCGGCCAGGGACCGCTGTTCACGGCGGCCGTGGCCGTTCTGGCGGCGCTCGTCCTGGTCGCCGTCCTGGCGCCGCTCCTCGCCCCGTACGACCCCGAGGCCGTCGACCTGTCGGCGAGCCTGACGGGAACCTCGGCCGACCACCTCCTCGGCACCGACCAGTCCGGGCGGGACATCCTGTCCCGGCTGCTCCACGGCGCCCGCACCGGCCTGCTCGGTCCGCTGCTCGTCGTCGGCGTCTCCACCCTCCTCGGCACGTTCGTCGGGGTGGTCGCGGCCTGGGGCGGCGGCTGGGCGGACACGCTCCTCTCCCGGTCGATGGACCTGGTCTTCGCGATCCCCGGACTGCTGCTCGCGATCCTGCTCGTTTCCGTGGTCGGTTCCGGGATGACCGCGCCGGTCGTCGCGATGGCCGTGGCGTACACCCCGTACGTGGGACGCCTGGTGCGCGGGATCGCGCGACAGGAGAAGGCCCGCCCCTACATCGAGTCGTACCGGGTGCAGGGCTGGTCGGGATGGTCGGTCTGTCTGCGGCACCTCCTGCCCAACATCGCCCCGACCGTCTTCGCCCAGTCCGCGATGAACTTCGGGTACGTGCTGATGGACCTGGCGGCACTGTCCTTCCTCGGCTTCGGTGTGCAGCCGCCCACCGCCGACTGGGGAGCCATGATCAACGAGGGGCAGGCGGCACTCCAGCAGGGGGCGATGCTGCCCGCGCTCGCGCCGTCCGCGTGCATCGTCCTCGCGGTGGTGGCCTTCGGCATCGTCGGCGAGGGGCTCGCCGACCGCATCGCTCGGCGGGAGGAACGGTGA